In Sphaerospermopsis torques-reginae ITEP-024, the genomic window TTTCAAAGTAGGAGAAACCAGAAAAGAACCGGATATATTAATAGTTGATCGAGAATTTGGAGTATTAGTAATTACTGTTCAATCTCTAAATATTGACCAGATTACTAATATTAACAGGCAAACTTGGCAATTGCAAAAGAGTGATTTCACAGAAATCAATCCCTATCAAATTGTAGAACATCAACTGCGAGCAATCATATCCTATAGTGATAGAGAAGCTGCACTTTGGAGAAAAATTAACGGTAGAGCGATCATTGCCTTACCTCATATTACATCACAACAATGGCAAGAAAAAGGTTTTCATGAATTACCCGATATTCCGCCAATTATTTTTCAAGATCAATTAGGTAAAGCTGGTTTAATAGAACGCATTAACCAAGCTAATATTATCATTCCCGGTGAAAATATCGAAGATAAAGATTGGGAATTATTACTTTCAGTAGTTGGGGGTACTCCCGTATTGCGTAAACCTCCCCGTGAGCGAGTTGCAACTACAGGAAAAACCCGTTCTGCTGTTATTGACAGTTTACGAGAAAAACTCTATGAAATAGATTTACAACAGGAACATATCGGTAAAGAAATTCCACCCGGTTCCCAACGTATTCGCGGTATTGCAGGTTCAGGAAAAACAGTTTTACTCTGTCAAAAAGCCGCAAGTATGCACCTAAAACATCCAGATTGGAATATTGCCTTAGTATTTTTTACCCGTTCCTTATATGATTTAATGATTGGTTTATTGGATCAATGGATACGGCGTTTTAGTTGTGGAGAAATGCACTATGATCCCAAAACAAATTTAAAATTACAGGTACTTCATGCTTGGGGTGCAAAAGAACAACCAGGTTTATATAGTACCATTTGCGAATATCACGGAAAAAGACCAGGAACAGTCCAGAATACTAAGGAAAGACAACCAAACCGGGGTTTAATAGATTTAAGTAAACGGCTTTTGGAAGAAATTAAAATTGAACCCATGTTTGATGCAATTTTGATAGATGAAGGTCAAGATTTAGTAGCAGATGATGATTTAAAGTATGAAGATAAACAGGCAATTTATTGGTTAGCTTATCAAGCATTAAAACCAGTCAGTGAAGATAAACCAGAGGAAAAAAGATTAATTTGGGCTTATGATGAAGCGCAAAGTTTGGATAGTTTAGTAGTTCCTAAAGCTAAAGAAGTTTTTGGGGAAAAATTAAGTAATTTATTGAATAAACAACCTCTATATTCTGGAGGTATTAAACGTTCAGAAGTAATGCGTCGTTGTTATCGCACACCCGGACAAATTCTTACTGCTGCTCATGCAATGGGTATGGGTTTATTACGTCCTGAAGGAATGTTAACGGGAATTACAAATAAAGAAGATTGGCATAGAATTGGTTATGAAGTAAAAGGAGATTTTCGCCGAGTTGGTAAACCAATTACTATTACTAGAAAACCCGAATTTTCACCTAACCCTATTCCCGAACTGTGGGGAGAACCGGTGTTAGAATTTGAAACTTTTGCTTCCCGTGAAGCGGAAATGACAGCTTTATCAGAAAAAATCATGCACAATATTGTCCATGATGGACTTAACCCCAGTCGGGATATTTTGGTTTTAGTTTTAGGTTCAACTTATGAAGCGATAGAGTTAGAAACATCGGTTGCAAGTTTCTTAATGGAACAGGACATTGATGTTTATATTCCCACTGCTTTAAAATTAAATGATTTAGTTCCCCAATATCCCAATAATGATCCTGATAAATTTTGGTGTGATGGTGGGGTGACGGTTTCTCGTATTACTCGCGCAAAAGGCCATGAAGCAGATATGGTTTATGTGGTGGGTTTTGATCACGTTGCACGGAATGAAAGTGATGTCAGTTTTCGTAACCAGTTGTTTGTTGCGTTAACGAGGGCGCGGGGTTGGGCAAATTTAAGTGGTGTTGGTAATTATCCCATGTATGATGAGATGCGGAAAGTAATTGCTAGTGGTGAGAGTTTTACCTTTGCTTACAAGCGTCCGCCTAAGCGGGATATTGGGGATGGAGATTAATATTTTATTAGTCAGGGGATAGAGGACAGGGAATACATTTTGACAGGGAATTAATTCCCTGTCTAAAAGCTAAAGTCGGTTAAAACCGACTATTTTTATTTTATTTCTCTGTGTTCTCTGCGCCTCTGCGGTTTGTTTTTCTTGCTTTCATACTCTGTATGGGAATGAAATTTAAAAGTTTCTACCTTTTGTTTAGGGGGAGTCAGAGACCCCTGATAGCATTCCCAGTCTGGAGACTAGGAACGAGGTAATTCAAGTTAATATTTTCATGAACTACTAAATAGTTAAACTGTCCTTTATTGTTGTAGAGGAGTAAAATTTACATCTTCATAAATTGCTGTCATTTTTCCTGTAAAATTGATAGTTTGTAATTGAAATGATGTTTCTTCTCCTACATAAGATTGTAAAATCCAAAGTCCTTCTTCATTGCGTCTAAAACATTCTATTCTAGGTTTTTTCGTATTAATTAAAACGTATTCTTGTAAAGTTTCCAATATTTGATAATCTGCAAATTTATCACCTCTATCACATCCTTCCGTAGAATTAGATAAAACTTCAATTATTAAACAAGGAAATCTTTTATAACCTGGAGTTTCTTGATCTCGTGCATCACAAGTTACCATGACATCAGGATAGTAAAATCTGTTTAAAGATTCTATTCTCGCTTTCATATCCGCAATATATACCCGACAACCAGAACCCCGAACATGATTACGCAGTAAGGAGAATATATTCCCCGCTATAGTAACATGAGGATCAGATGCGCCCGCCATTGCATAAATATATCCATCAATATATTCATGTTTAACTGCGCTGTTTTCTTCCATTGCTAAATATTCTGCTGGTGTGATGTAAAAATCAGGAGAAGCAATCATATTTTATATCCTCAATATTTTGCGGTTTATGGTTGTTAATGAGAGTTTTATCCTTTATGTACTATAGAAATTTTACCGTGATCGCAGAATTAACTATGATATTTTTAGACTTTTTTGGGTTACATTACTTTACACAGGTAATAATAAGGTTGTAGTGAGTAAAAATTTGTGCAAACTCGGATAGTTCCACTGACAGTCAAAAAAGCAATAATACGATTTGCGATTGCACATACTGGAATCATTATTACTGTATAGTAACCCAAGTTGCTAGTTATGGGGAAGAGCGATCGCTAAGGCTGTACTTTGTGAAGGCAGTGGGTGAATAAAGTAATAAAATCCCCTCCAGGAAGAAAAACTGGAGACTAGGAACGAGAGAAACCTATTGCAGCAAGACAACGCGATCGCCAAATTTATTTGCTAGTTTTTGATCATAGGTTAATACCTGAGTATCAGATTGAATTGCTGCTGCTACAAA contains:
- a CDS encoding DEAD/DEAH box helicase, with protein sequence MTVGIEEQGSKFITTEAIKNQDGEQKVWDAVRGAFADRNCIGYWRYPIFFKVGETRKEPDILIVDREFGVLVITVQSLNIDQITNINRQTWQLQKSDFTEINPYQIVEHQLRAIISYSDREAALWRKINGRAIIALPHITSQQWQEKGFHELPDIPPIIFQDQLGKAGLIERINQANIIIPGENIEDKDWELLLSVVGGTPVLRKPPRERVATTGKTRSAVIDSLREKLYEIDLQQEHIGKEIPPGSQRIRGIAGSGKTVLLCQKAASMHLKHPDWNIALVFFTRSLYDLMIGLLDQWIRRFSCGEMHYDPKTNLKLQVLHAWGAKEQPGLYSTICEYHGKRPGTVQNTKERQPNRGLIDLSKRLLEEIKIEPMFDAILIDEGQDLVADDDLKYEDKQAIYWLAYQALKPVSEDKPEEKRLIWAYDEAQSLDSLVVPKAKEVFGEKLSNLLNKQPLYSGGIKRSEVMRRCYRTPGQILTAAHAMGMGLLRPEGMLTGITNKEDWHRIGYEVKGDFRRVGKPITITRKPEFSPNPIPELWGEPVLEFETFASREAEMTALSEKIMHNIVHDGLNPSRDILVLVLGSTYEAIELETSVASFLMEQDIDVYIPTALKLNDLVPQYPNNDPDKFWCDGGVTVSRITRAKGHEADMVYVVGFDHVARNESDVSFRNQLFVALTRARGWANLSGVGNYPMYDEMRKVIASGESFTFAYKRPPKRDIGDGD
- a CDS encoding Uma2 family endonuclease, with translation MIASPDFYITPAEYLAMEENSAVKHEYIDGYIYAMAGASDPHVTIAGNIFSLLRNHVRGSGCRVYIADMKARIESLNRFYYPDVMVTCDARDQETPGYKRFPCLIIEVLSNSTEGCDRGDKFADYQILETLQEYVLINTKKPRIECFRRNEEGLWILQSYVGEETSFQLQTINFTGKMTAIYEDVNFTPLQQ